The following proteins are encoded in a genomic region of Coffea eugenioides isolate CCC68of chromosome 6, Ceug_1.0, whole genome shotgun sequence:
- the LOC113774746 gene encoding strigolactone esterase D14-like: protein MVTPKSMSTAMNARLIGSGKETIILAHGYGGDHSVWDKVVPSLAQLHQVLVFDWSFSGAVKDLNLFDAVKYSSYDAFADDIIALVEEMNLKSSVFVGHSMSGMIGCIASVKRPDLFSRLVLVASSPRFINSEDYEGGFEISHVEQIFASIESNYDQWATRFASIVVDNNDPPSVEKIAGTLKRMGYKTALPLAKTVFLSDHRAILEKVTAPCTIIHTARDLAVPDSVPIFMQNKIKGPSTIEIIATTDGHFPQLTAHKLFLDVLDKVLIGH from the exons ATGGTCACGCCAAAATCTATGTCCACAGCCATGAACGCAAGACTAATTGGTTCTGGAAAAGAAACCATAATTCTTGCGCATGGCTACGGGGGAGACCATTCGGTCTGGGACAAAGTGGTGCCCTCGCTGGCTCAGTTACACCAAGTTTTGGTTTTTGACTGGAGTTTCTCAGGTGCCGTCAAAGATCTAAACCTCTTTGACGCAGTTAAGTATTCTTCTTATGATGCTTTTGCCGATGATATAATAGCTCTCGTGGAAGAAATGAACTTAAAATCTTCAGTCTTTGTTGGACACTCCATGTCTGGCATGATTGGATGCATTGCTTCAGTCAAGAGGCCCGACTTATTCAGCAGGCTGGTACTTGTTGCATCTTCTCCAAG GTTCATAAACTCAGAAGACTACGAAGGAGGATTCGAGATCTCCCACGTTGAACAGATCTTTGCTAGCATCGAGTCCAACTACGACCAGTGGGCAACCAGGTTCGCATCAATTGTGGTAGACAACAACGATCCTCCCTCGGTCGAAAAAATTGCAGGAACCTTGAAACGAATGGGATATAAAACCGCACTTCCcttggccaaaactgttttcCTCAGTGACCACAGGGCCATTCTTGAAAAGGTTACGGCCCCATGTACCATTATTCACACGGCAAGGGATCTCGCCGTCCCAGATTCTGTCCCAATCTTCATGCAGAACAAAATCAAAGGACCATCAACCATCGAGATTATCGCTACCACCGACGGCCATTTTCCTCAGCTCACTGCACATAAGCTCTTTCTTGATGTTCTTGATAAGGTCTTGATCGGTCACTAA
- the LOC113774975 gene encoding strigolactone esterase D14-like produces MVTPKSMFTAMNARLIGSGKETIILAHGYGGDHSVWDKVVPSLAQLHQVLVFDWSFSGAVKDLNLFDAVKYSSYDAFADDIIALVEEMNLKSSVFVGHSMSGMIGCIASVKRPDLFSRLVLVASSPRFINSEDYEGGFEISHVEQIFASIESNYDQWATRFASIVVDNNDPPSVEKIAGTLKRMGYKTALPLAKTVFLSDHRAILEKVTAPCTIIHTARDLVVPDSVPIFMQNKIKGTSTIEIIATTDGHFPQLTAHKLFLDVLDKVLIGH; encoded by the exons ATGGTCACGCCAAAATCTATGTTCACAGCCATGAACGCAAGACTAATTGGTTCTGGAAAAGAAACCATAATTCTTGCGCATGGCTACGGGGGAGACCATTCGGTCTGGGACAAAGTGGTGCCCTCGCTGGCTCAGTTACACCAAGTTTTGGTTTTTGACTGGAGTTTCTCAGGTGCCGTCAAAGATCTAAACCTCTTTGACGCAGTTAAGTATTCTTCATATGATGCTTTTGCCGATGATATAATAGCTCTCGTGGAAGAAATGAACTTAAAATCTTCAGTCTTTGTTGGACACTCCATGTCTGGGATGATTGGATGCATTGCTTCAGTCAAGAGGCCCGACTTATTCAGCAGGCTGGTACTTGTTGCATCTTCTCCAAG GTTCATAAACTCAGAAGACTACGAAGGAGGATTCGAGATCTCCCACGTTGAACAGATCTTTGCTAGCATCGAGTCCAACTACGACCAGTGGGCAACCAGGTTCGCATCAATTGTGGTAGACAACAACGATCCTCCCTCGGTCGAAAAAATTGCAGGAACCTTGAAACGAATGGGATATAAAACCGCACTTCCcttggccaaaactgttttcCTCAGTGACCACAGGGCCATTCTTGAAAAGGTTACGGCGCCATGTACCATTATTCACACGGCAAGGGATCTCGTCGTCCCAGATTCTGTCCCAATCTTCATGCAGAACAAAATCAAAGGAACATCAACCATCGAGATTATCGCTACCACCGACGGCCATTTTCCTCAGCTCACTGCACATAAGCTCTTCCTTGATGTTCTTGATAAGGTCTTGATCGGTCACTAA